A stretch of the Bdellovibrio sp. 22V genome encodes the following:
- a CDS encoding glutamine-synthetase adenylyltransferase, producing MTNLPFEEQVRNERNEIWSRCALAAKNNSLPPDQICKEWSASSDLLLQKAFQQCFPQEGVALFALGKLGSEELNLSSDVDLLFVSQNENTSLLSSLRRFQKILNDRTAQGFVFRVDFDLRPGGKQGPLIPTLDQFKDYYGNYGETWERLAFVRLRPLCGDAKIQNEVVSFAKKFSFRKHLDFTLLEDLKSLRSKIQNHYWTRTQEDVVDLKLGIGGIRDVELFTHALQVIHGGKDSSLQVHGTSEALLLLEGKNILPSEEAQFLRDHYWNLRRLENYVQALHDEQTHLLKTQDSHPGFVTAAMTKLNAEMNRCDQIVKSLLGEAPEEVSLEEELQKTGISEADLEELWQEILDQQVLSRNKGRDEAARKAFLSAFLETLQEQKGDIRRGLLLLKDFIRGTRAKATFFSLLLREKALLEELAWLFGHSPYLSRILCNRPELLDSFVYRAQDKPAEDLGTLLEELAEKRLLSEVINGSAYLEDKDLSSLVTNLTSTADAIVESLLNALKKDYPSEIRILALGKWGGQELGFRSDLDFIFVVPDEPSENDFKISKRFITRLTEAHRGGNIYNIDMRLRPSGKAGPIVISEKDLREYLATEAGAWERQAYLKARWIGNSSHPMMDSFISRGLSTEELQELEKIRLQLISTSSAMNLKFSEGGLVDIELAAQTFVLFNKVRPLSSSTRDLIDCLGHKASALKHNYERLRQIEQMLQLVASESLLELQLKHESFQALALALHLTPSALQNEVAELLAANITLLKELDPRRQPH from the coding sequence TTGACTAATCTTCCCTTCGAGGAACAGGTAAGAAACGAGCGCAACGAGATTTGGTCTCGCTGCGCTCTTGCCGCAAAAAACAATTCGCTCCCCCCTGACCAGATTTGCAAAGAGTGGAGCGCTTCTTCCGATCTCCTTTTACAAAAGGCTTTTCAACAGTGTTTTCCTCAAGAAGGCGTCGCGCTTTTCGCCCTAGGAAAGTTGGGTTCTGAGGAATTAAATCTCAGCTCCGATGTCGACCTCCTCTTTGTTTCCCAAAACGAAAATACTTCTTTGCTGTCATCTCTTCGTCGTTTTCAAAAAATATTGAACGACAGAACCGCGCAAGGTTTTGTTTTTCGTGTGGACTTTGATTTACGCCCCGGAGGCAAACAAGGCCCTCTGATCCCGACGCTGGATCAGTTCAAAGATTATTACGGTAATTATGGGGAAACTTGGGAGCGCCTTGCTTTCGTTCGCCTCCGCCCGCTCTGTGGCGATGCAAAGATTCAAAACGAGGTGGTTTCTTTTGCGAAAAAATTTTCATTTCGCAAACATCTTGATTTCACTCTGCTAGAAGATCTTAAGAGCCTTCGTTCAAAAATTCAGAATCACTATTGGACTCGCACGCAAGAAGATGTCGTTGATCTTAAACTTGGCATTGGCGGCATACGCGACGTCGAACTTTTCACGCACGCTTTACAGGTCATCCACGGAGGCAAAGATTCGTCTTTGCAAGTTCATGGGACTTCGGAAGCCCTGCTGCTTTTAGAAGGTAAAAATATTCTTCCCTCTGAGGAAGCGCAATTTTTAAGAGACCACTATTGGAATCTGCGCCGTCTGGAAAACTACGTTCAAGCTTTGCATGACGAACAAACACACCTGCTCAAAACTCAAGACTCGCATCCCGGCTTTGTAACGGCTGCGATGACGAAGTTAAATGCGGAAATGAATCGCTGCGATCAGATCGTCAAATCTTTGTTAGGCGAAGCTCCAGAAGAGGTTTCTCTTGAGGAGGAACTGCAAAAAACGGGAATTTCCGAAGCGGATTTAGAAGAACTGTGGCAAGAAATTTTAGATCAACAAGTTCTGTCGCGGAATAAAGGACGGGATGAAGCGGCTCGCAAAGCTTTTCTTTCGGCTTTTCTTGAAACCTTGCAGGAACAAAAAGGCGATATCCGCCGTGGTCTTTTGCTGCTCAAAGATTTTATTCGTGGGACACGCGCGAAGGCGACGTTCTTTTCATTGCTTTTACGTGAAAAAGCTCTGCTTGAAGAACTTGCATGGCTGTTCGGTCACTCCCCTTATTTGTCACGCATACTCTGCAACCGCCCGGAGCTGCTTGATAGCTTTGTCTATCGCGCTCAAGACAAACCGGCGGAAGATTTAGGCACTCTTTTAGAAGAGCTTGCGGAAAAGCGTCTTCTCTCTGAAGTCATTAACGGTAGTGCTTATTTGGAAGATAAAGATTTATCTTCCCTTGTAACGAATCTAACTTCCACCGCCGACGCTATTGTCGAATCATTATTAAACGCTCTGAAGAAAGACTATCCGTCTGAAATTCGTATTCTTGCTTTAGGCAAGTGGGGCGGCCAGGAACTGGGTTTTCGTTCTGACCTGGATTTTATTTTTGTCGTTCCTGACGAGCCCTCTGAAAATGATTTTAAGATTTCCAAACGATTTATTACGCGGCTAACGGAGGCGCATCGAGGCGGTAACATCTATAATATTGATATGCGCTTACGTCCTTCGGGAAAAGCAGGCCCCATCGTTATCTCTGAAAAAGATCTGCGTGAGTATTTAGCGACTGAAGCCGGCGCTTGGGAACGACAGGCTTACCTCAAAGCTCGTTGGATCGGAAACTCTTCGCACCCGATGATGGATTCTTTTATCTCTCGTGGACTTTCAACGGAAGAGCTTCAAGAGTTGGAAAAAATCCGTCTCCAACTTATCTCGACTTCTTCGGCGATGAATTTAAAGTTCAGTGAAGGGGGATTAGTGGATATCGAATTGGCGGCGCAAACCTTTGTGCTTTTCAATAAGGTTCGTCCGTTATCGTCTTCCACGCGAGATCTTATTGATTGTTTGGGGCACAAAGCCTCTGCCTTAAAGCACAACTATGAACGTCTGCGTCAGATTGAACAGATGCTTCAACTTGTAGCGTCAGAATCCTTGCTCGAACTGCAGTTAAAACATGAGTCCTTTCAGGCGCTTGCCTTAGCGCTTCATTTGACTCCTTCTGCTCTTCAAAATGAAGTCGCCGAGCTTCTTGCGGCCAATATCACTCTATTGAAGGAACTTGACCCTCGCAGGCAGCCTCACTAA
- a CDS encoding TonB family protein, with protein sequence MNYIEQEPERDEQLFRGVGVSFAVHALILSFFILKAAFFTPEAIDFTQAIRVDMVGLPDKVAQLPQTPAKEEAKQTLPDKDPVQEKPVEKTPEKPPEKVVEKKAPAPKPEPVKPVAKKDDGINIEKVKSKQQSAIEKLKAMAALEKIKEDVAAEKKKTPPGNGKSANGGQVVKGNVLSPGTSLTGLTKLQHDSYAADLDRHIKQSWALPEWLAKRDFKAQAKVFIDSRGNILGRKIVKSSGNPSYDEEVLATIDRAAPYPAPPEKFLAIVSVDGILIGFPE encoded by the coding sequence GTGAACTATATCGAGCAAGAACCAGAAAGAGATGAGCAACTTTTCCGCGGCGTAGGGGTTTCCTTCGCCGTGCATGCTCTTATTTTGTCTTTCTTTATCTTGAAGGCTGCGTTCTTTACTCCCGAAGCTATCGACTTTACGCAAGCGATCCGCGTCGACATGGTGGGCTTGCCTGATAAAGTTGCGCAACTGCCGCAAACACCTGCCAAAGAAGAAGCCAAACAAACTTTGCCGGATAAAGATCCCGTTCAGGAAAAACCTGTAGAGAAAACTCCGGAGAAGCCGCCGGAAAAAGTGGTCGAGAAAAAAGCTCCAGCACCAAAGCCTGAGCCCGTAAAGCCCGTCGCGAAAAAAGACGACGGTATTAATATTGAAAAAGTAAAATCGAAACAGCAAAGTGCTATTGAGAAATTAAAGGCCATGGCCGCTCTTGAAAAGATCAAAGAAGATGTCGCGGCAGAAAAAAAGAAGACTCCTCCCGGTAACGGTAAATCCGCAAATGGCGGACAAGTCGTAAAGGGAAATGTCCTTTCTCCCGGAACCTCGCTGACCGGCCTGACGAAACTTCAGCACGACAGCTACGCTGCTGATTTAGATCGCCATATCAAACAATCCTGGGCTTTACCTGAGTGGCTCGCGAAAAGAGACTTCAAAGCCCAAGCGAAAGTGTTTATTGATTCCCGTGGTAATATCCTTGGCAGAAAAATTGTTAAATCCAGTGGTAACCCCAGTTACGATGAAGAAGTTCTAGCGACAATTGATCGCGCCGCTCCTTATCCGGCACCTCCGGAAAAGTTCTTGGCGATTGTATCTGTCGATGGAATTCTAATCGGGTTCCCAGAATAA
- a CDS encoding biopolymer transporter ExbD, which produces MGMSNGGGGKSRATLSEINVTPLVDVMLVLLIMFMVTTPLMQQGIEVDLPKTSSSGVELNEEPFVLVIGPDQKMTIAKQKIAMGDIRTKLKAIFEHKKNKQVYIQADRKVDYGFVAEAMAEVRAAGIFNIGLITQPKDQ; this is translated from the coding sequence ATGGGAATGAGTAATGGCGGCGGCGGAAAAAGCCGAGCGACATTAAGCGAGATCAACGTGACGCCTCTTGTGGACGTCATGCTTGTTTTGCTTATCATGTTCATGGTGACAACTCCTTTGATGCAACAAGGGATTGAAGTGGATCTTCCGAAGACCTCTTCTTCGGGAGTTGAACTTAACGAAGAGCCTTTTGTTCTTGTGATTGGGCCGGATCAAAAAATGACTATCGCAAAACAAAAAATTGCGATGGGGGACATCCGCACAAAGCTCAAAGCCATCTTCGAGCATAAAAAGAACAAACAGGTTTATATCCAAGCAGACCGCAAAGTGGATTATGGCTTCGTCGCGGAAGCCATGGCGGAAGTTCGTGCTGCTGGGATCTTTAATATCGGGCTAATCACGCAACCTAAAGACCAGTGA
- the trxA gene encoding thioredoxin, which produces MAVMEMTKENIKDTVEKNQLVIIDFWAEWCGPCKRFAPIFDAVANKHSDVVFAKVDTEAQQELAANFEIMSIPTLMVIKEGHIIFAQPGALPEDVLEEIVTKAKEVDMEQVRRENPE; this is translated from the coding sequence ATGGCTGTCATGGAAATGACCAAGGAAAATATCAAAGACACTGTCGAGAAAAACCAATTGGTCATTATCGATTTCTGGGCTGAATGGTGCGGTCCTTGTAAACGTTTTGCGCCGATCTTCGATGCTGTTGCGAACAAGCATTCTGATGTAGTGTTTGCAAAAGTAGATACCGAAGCTCAGCAAGAACTTGCCGCGAATTTTGAAATTATGTCGATTCCGACTTTGATGGTCATTAAAGAGGGCCATATTATCTTCGCACAGCCTGGAGCACTCCCAGAGGATGTTCTAGAAGAGATTGTGACGAAAGCCAAAGAAGTCGATATGGAACAAGTTCGACGCGAAAATCCAGAGTAA
- a CDS encoding DUF4430 domain-containing protein has translation MKTTVFLFSIFLALSANAITWKVYGPCDDKPVVQGEVAIDLAKSVGDITVQILEANKIPYIGSAEGFNSIISTPTGIDSVEVVSDTELRAYGWCYTVNGKQPAEMPHKVNFGKQTDALIWYYAYSTNKNNEWLDDYCSPAYWIKADQFCKK, from the coding sequence ATGAAAACGACTGTCTTTCTTTTTTCAATATTTCTAGCTCTTTCGGCAAACGCCATTACTTGGAAAGTATACGGTCCCTGCGATGATAAACCGGTAGTGCAAGGTGAGGTTGCCATCGACCTCGCCAAATCCGTGGGTGACATCACTGTGCAAATCCTTGAGGCGAATAAAATCCCTTATATCGGTTCAGCGGAAGGTTTTAATTCTATTATCAGCACTCCGACAGGAATTGATTCTGTAGAAGTTGTTTCTGATACGGAACTCAGAGCTTATGGCTGGTGTTATACAGTGAATGGAAAGCAACCTGCCGAGATGCCTCACAAAGTGAACTTCGGAAAGCAAACAGACGCATTGATTTGGTATTACGCATATTCAACGAACAAGAACAACGAGTGGTTGGATGATTACTGTTCCCCGGCGTATTGGATCAAGGCGGATCAGTTCTGTAAAAAATAA
- a CDS encoding Rrf2 family transcriptional regulator, with translation MNKINRKLEYALMALKYMSQKIPGELTSAKEVSDAFHTPFDATARVMQQMAQKGGILRAEYGANGGYQITKDLAKVSIHDLVEVIEGPTALVKCLHKEAPCEIQGTCNIVSPITHLNHRLTDFYKSLSLKELLVEKSATGKKSAEVEAHG, from the coding sequence ATGAATAAAATCAACCGCAAACTCGAATACGCGCTCATGGCTTTAAAGTACATGAGTCAAAAAATTCCCGGTGAATTAACTTCTGCAAAAGAAGTTTCGGATGCATTTCATACTCCTTTTGATGCGACAGCTCGAGTAATGCAACAGATGGCACAAAAAGGCGGGATTCTGCGCGCGGAATATGGCGCGAACGGTGGTTATCAAATCACGAAGGATCTTGCGAAAGTTTCTATTCACGATCTGGTCGAGGTTATCGAAGGCCCGACGGCTTTAGTGAAGTGCCTGCACAAAGAAGCTCCCTGTGAAATTCAGGGAACGTGCAACATTGTTTCTCCTATTACACATCTCAATCATCGACTCACGGATTTCTACAAGAGCTTAAGCTTGAAAGAACTCCTTGTGGAGAAATCAGCAACTGGCAAGAAGTCAGCGGAGGTAGAGGCTCATGGATAA
- the tolQ gene encoding protein TolQ, which produces MSALTFVNVAQAAPSVSVNTSSIDAIFQASPIVQLTLIILIALSVFCWAIGYSKFQTFKKMKTSDDLFLTKFWKVNSLDTLFEDIDQYKDSSIARVFKAAYLEMKKISESPLLAKTEGDKPILSGLDNLERILNKASENEIAKLESRLTVLATTGSTGPFIGLFGTVWGIMGSFHKIGQTGSASLAVVAPGISEALIATAIGLAAAIPAVVLYNSFISKIRKQEISINNFNADFLNIVKRNFFQGN; this is translated from the coding sequence ATGTCCGCTCTAACATTTGTTAATGTGGCTCAGGCCGCACCCTCTGTGTCAGTGAATACAAGTTCCATTGATGCGATTTTTCAGGCCAGCCCCATTGTGCAATTGACGTTGATCATCTTGATCGCGCTTTCTGTTTTTTGTTGGGCTATCGGATACAGCAAATTCCAGACATTCAAAAAAATGAAAACGTCTGACGATCTTTTCCTGACGAAGTTTTGGAAAGTGAATTCCCTGGACACTCTTTTTGAAGATATCGATCAATATAAAGACTCTTCCATCGCACGCGTGTTCAAGGCGGCTTATCTTGAAATGAAAAAGATCTCTGAGTCTCCTCTTCTGGCAAAAACAGAAGGCGACAAACCGATCTTGTCGGGTCTTGATAATCTTGAGCGTATTTTGAATAAGGCCTCTGAAAATGAAATCGCCAAGTTAGAATCGCGCTTGACGGTTCTTGCAACGACGGGAAGCACTGGTCCTTTTATCGGTCTTTTCGGTACGGTTTGGGGGATCATGGGATCTTTCCATAAAATCGGCCAAACAGGTTCTGCAAGTTTGGCCGTCGTGGCTCCGGGTATTTCGGAAGCTTTGATCGCGACGGCGATCGGTCTTGCGGCTGCGATCCCAGCGGTTGTTCTTTACAACAGCTTCATCTCAAAAATTCGCAAGCAGGAAATTTCCATTAATAACTTCAACGCTGACTTCCTGAACATTGTTAAACGCAACTTCTTTCAAGGAAACTAA
- a CDS encoding OmpA family protein — protein MAKKHKKHEEHENHERWLVSYADFITLLFAFFVVMYATSTENEEKQKEFEDSIKLELHLTGRGQGSGGETNALEDAIMELTMPVGNYPKKGGPQEVEDYVERSLDKSMDGEQKKKAIQDIYHDAVGVRIALAASTFFPEGSAKLKMSALDSLDKVAEVLKSNKKRIIIEGHTDDIPIADPMFPSNWELAGGRATAVVRYFVKYHKLDPKRFVALSYGDQKPIVPNDNEDHRAMNRRIEIFIVTDDKKVEI, from the coding sequence ATGGCAAAGAAACACAAGAAACATGAGGAGCACGAAAATCATGAACGTTGGCTGGTATCTTATGCCGACTTCATTACGTTGCTCTTTGCATTCTTTGTCGTGATGTACGCGACCTCCACGGAAAACGAGGAAAAACAAAAAGAATTTGAAGACTCTATTAAACTGGAACTGCATCTGACAGGCAGAGGCCAGGGTTCAGGTGGCGAAACAAACGCTTTAGAAGATGCCATCATGGAATTGACGATGCCCGTAGGAAACTATCCAAAAAAGGGTGGACCACAAGAAGTTGAAGACTATGTGGAAAGATCCCTGGATAAGTCGATGGACGGAGAGCAAAAGAAAAAAGCAATTCAAGATATTTATCATGATGCTGTCGGAGTTCGCATCGCCTTAGCGGCGTCCACTTTTTTCCCGGAAGGCTCTGCCAAGCTGAAAATGTCGGCATTGGATTCTTTAGACAAGGTCGCAGAAGTTCTTAAGAGCAATAAAAAACGCATTATTATTGAAGGCCACACGGATGATATCCCCATTGCCGATCCGATGTTTCCAAGCAACTGGGAGCTTGCCGGCGGCAGGGCCACGGCGGTCGTTCGCTACTTTGTGAAGTATCACAAACTGGATCCGAAAAGATTTGTCGCTCTTTCTTACGGAGATCAAAAGCCGATTGTTCCTAACGATAATGAAGATCATCGCGCGATGAATCGGCGGATAGAGATTTTTATAGTCACCGACGACAAGAAGGTTGAAATATAA
- a CDS encoding L,D-transpeptidase codes for MKKLILILSILIAGDAFAFTRRVKTIDANDDSNQVKMAQATSVPATPVSSFFQLGAGDCGPLPSQVKKAFSEAQHFTNTCATARLAPGKRIAINDYSGDGPPRMYVFNQEGKCIRAMPISWGVGSDRSGRMEACSTDNSKKTPPGFHITARHLYGSRYNDNNSIGLAGLCGQNSLGDRGILIHGAANPGTASSWGCTGVPFSEFQDLKELLGVGSLVYNYFGDTPSRNCSDNSGFEPRCDPEPLAVNAAAQASGGRAKYNYRTKSGGGGSYGGSGGSESDNRGSR; via the coding sequence ATGAAGAAACTAATCCTTATTCTATCGATCCTGATTGCAGGCGATGCGTTCGCCTTCACTCGAAGAGTTAAAACCATTGATGCAAACGACGACTCAAACCAGGTCAAGATGGCCCAGGCGACATCCGTCCCTGCCACTCCTGTTTCGAGTTTCTTTCAGTTGGGAGCAGGGGATTGCGGTCCTTTGCCAAGCCAAGTGAAGAAAGCTTTTTCCGAAGCACAGCACTTTACGAATACCTGTGCGACGGCGCGCCTGGCGCCGGGAAAAAGAATCGCCATTAACGATTATTCTGGCGATGGCCCGCCAAGAATGTATGTCTTCAACCAAGAGGGAAAGTGCATTCGCGCAATGCCAATTTCTTGGGGTGTTGGCAGTGACCGCTCCGGCAGAATGGAAGCGTGTAGCACTGACAATTCCAAAAAGACGCCACCAGGTTTTCATATCACAGCTCGCCACCTTTACGGATCGAGATATAATGACAACAACTCGATCGGACTTGCGGGCCTTTGCGGGCAAAACAGTCTAGGGGATCGTGGTATCCTGATTCATGGAGCTGCAAACCCAGGTACGGCGAGCTCATGGGGATGCACAGGCGTTCCATTCAGTGAGTTCCAAGATCTCAAAGAACTTCTTGGCGTGGGCTCTCTTGTGTATAACTATTTCGGAGATACTCCGAGCCGCAATTGCAGTGACAACTCAGGTTTCGAACCTCGCTGTGATCCAGAACCGTTAGCGGTTAATGCGGCAGCACAAGCCAGCGGCGGTCGTGCTAAATACAACTACCGCACAAAAAGCGGTGGCGGCGGCAGTTACGGTGGCAGCGGTGGTAGTGAATCAGATAACAGAGGAAGCCGATAA
- the sufB gene encoding Fe-S cluster assembly protein SufB has protein sequence MDNNKPSNSPLEESYEYKYGFTTDIETDEVQKGLNEDIIRLISQKKNEPEWMLEYRLKAFRHWLTMVEPTWAAVSYPKIDFQDIRYYSAPKKKSEADKPKSLDDLDPELIKTFEKLGIPLSEQKRISGIAVDVVFDSVSVGTTHTETLEKAGVIFCSISEAIQKHPDLVKKYLGSVVPYTDNFYAALNAAVFTDGSFCYIPKGVRCPIDLSTYFRINAADTGQFERTLLVCDEGGYVNYLEGCTAPQRDENQLHAAVVELIALDDAEIKYSTVQNWYTGDKEGKGGIYNFVTKRGKAAGKRSKISWTQVESGSAITWKYPSCILQGDYSEGAFYSVALTHDLMQADTGTKMIHIGKNTKSTIISKGISTDKSSNAYRGQVKIMPSAENARNYSQCDSMLVGDKCSASTYPYIEVKNKTAQIEHEATTSRISEDQIFYLQSRGMDMEKTISMLVNGFCKEVFKELPLEFAVEAVKLIEMKLENSVG, from the coding sequence ATGGATAATAACAAGCCCTCCAATAGCCCTCTTGAAGAGAGCTACGAATACAAATACGGTTTCACGACGGATATCGAAACAGATGAAGTTCAAAAAGGTTTGAACGAAGATATCATTCGTTTGATTTCGCAAAAGAAAAATGAACCTGAATGGATGTTGGAATACCGTCTTAAAGCTTTCCGTCATTGGCTGACAATGGTTGAGCCAACGTGGGCGGCTGTTTCGTATCCTAAAATCGACTTCCAAGATATTCGTTATTACTCAGCTCCGAAGAAAAAATCAGAAGCTGACAAACCAAAATCTTTGGACGATTTAGATCCAGAGTTGATTAAAACTTTTGAAAAGCTGGGCATTCCTTTGTCCGAGCAAAAACGTATTTCCGGTATTGCCGTCGATGTGGTTTTTGACTCTGTTTCTGTGGGTACGACTCATACGGAAACTTTGGAAAAAGCGGGCGTGATTTTCTGTTCGATTTCTGAAGCGATCCAGAAACATCCTGACCTTGTGAAGAAGTATTTGGGATCTGTTGTGCCTTACACAGATAATTTCTATGCGGCTTTGAATGCGGCCGTCTTCACAGATGGGTCTTTCTGTTACATCCCTAAGGGAGTTCGTTGCCCGATTGATCTTTCAACGTACTTCCGTATCAATGCAGCGGACACAGGACAGTTTGAAAGAACTCTTCTTGTTTGTGATGAGGGCGGTTACGTGAATTATCTTGAGGGCTGTACAGCGCCTCAGCGTGACGAAAACCAATTGCACGCGGCTGTTGTAGAGTTGATTGCTCTTGATGATGCCGAGATCAAATATTCGACTGTGCAGAACTGGTACACGGGCGATAAAGAAGGTAAAGGCGGAATCTACAATTTCGTTACGAAGCGTGGGAAAGCGGCTGGAAAACGCTCTAAGATTTCTTGGACTCAAGTGGAGTCAGGCTCGGCGATTACCTGGAAGTATCCATCTTGTATTTTGCAAGGGGATTACTCTGAAGGCGCTTTCTACTCTGTCGCTTTGACCCATGATCTTATGCAGGCCGATACCGGAACAAAAATGATCCATATCGGTAAGAACACAAAGAGCACGATTATTTCCAAAGGTATTTCGACAGATAAATCTTCGAATGCTTATCGTGGTCAGGTGAAGATCATGCCTTCAGCGGAAAACGCGCGTAATTATTCTCAGTGCGACTCCATGCTTGTCGGCGATAAGTGCAGTGCTAGCACGTATCCATATATTGAAGTTAAAAATAAGACGGCTCAGATTGAGCACGAAGCGACTACTTCGCGCATCAGTGAAGATCAGATCTTTTATTTGCAGTCACGCGGGATGGATATGGAAAAAACCATTTCCATGCTGGTGAACGGTTTCTGTAAGGAAGTTTTTAAAGAACTTCCTCTAGAGTTCGCCGTTGAAGCCGTGAAATTGATCGAAATGAAATTAGAAAATTCTGTTGGTTAA
- a CDS encoding translocation protein TolB has product MMKHLMALLLVLGLSPLFAQAQENGIYIKLGEARTKKSMLAFPPLQYFGSPSTASKYQSVGVELFNTITNDLTVSSYFQFISQSAFLEDTAKTGLMPAPGAPNGFKFQSWSAIGTDFLIRAGYSIVGNEVTLETYTYHVPRANLILGKKYKGPLSSARRIAHTFTNDVMKALTGKEGPFLSRIVVSSDRSGGVSKEIFVMDWDSANMEQVSSHRSISISPAWSPDGKKIAYTSYVKRVGAKFRNADMLLLDLATGRRSLVSYRQGINSGASFSPDGRHIYLTISQGNSPDIYKMTLDGNLVGKITNGPAGAMNVEPNMSQDGKLTFSSDRAGRPMIYTANADGSNVKRITFAGVFNSSPSWSPDGKKIAFAGQSEDHFDIFVMNADGTGMIRLTSAKKPNGRWASNEDPSFSPDGRFVMYTSNRTGKNQIYISTVDGTEERRVTNDNHNYFKPKWSANLD; this is encoded by the coding sequence ATGATGAAGCATTTAATGGCCTTGCTCCTCGTCCTTGGCCTTTCCCCGCTTTTTGCTCAAGCGCAAGAAAACGGTATCTATATTAAGCTTGGTGAAGCGCGCACGAAAAAAAGTATGTTGGCGTTTCCACCCTTGCAATATTTTGGTTCTCCCTCAACGGCTTCGAAATATCAGTCTGTCGGCGTTGAGCTTTTTAATACAATCACAAATGACTTAACGGTTTCTTCCTATTTTCAGTTCATCAGTCAAAGTGCTTTTCTTGAAGACACGGCAAAAACCGGTTTGATGCCGGCACCAGGCGCTCCGAACGGATTTAAGTTTCAAAGCTGGTCTGCGATCGGAACGGACTTCTTGATCCGTGCTGGATACTCGATCGTGGGCAATGAAGTGACTTTGGAAACTTACACGTATCACGTGCCACGCGCGAATTTGATTCTCGGCAAGAAATATAAAGGCCCTCTTTCCAGCGCTCGTCGTATCGCTCATACATTCACCAATGACGTGATGAAAGCATTGACCGGCAAAGAAGGACCCTTCCTTTCGCGCATCGTTGTTTCGAGCGATCGTTCGGGTGGCGTTTCCAAAGAAATTTTTGTTATGGACTGGGATAGCGCGAATATGGAACAGGTTTCCAGCCACCGTAGTATCTCGATTTCTCCAGCTTGGTCTCCTGACGGAAAGAAAATCGCATATACGTCTTACGTAAAACGTGTGGGCGCGAAATTTAGAAATGCCGATATGCTTTTGTTAGACTTGGCAACAGGCCGTCGCTCGCTTGTCTCTTATCGCCAAGGTATTAATTCAGGTGCTTCGTTTTCACCGGATGGCCGTCATATTTATTTGACGATCTCTCAAGGTAACAGCCCTGATATTTACAAAATGACTTTGGATGGAAATCTTGTCGGCAAAATCACGAATGGACCTGCCGGAGCTATGAACGTAGAGCCAAACATGTCGCAAGACGGAAAGCTGACGTTCTCTTCCGACCGTGCGGGCCGCCCGATGATTTATACGGCGAATGCAGACGGCTCGAACGTGAAACGTATCACTTTCGCGGGAGTCTTCAACTCGTCTCCTTCCTGGTCTCCTGATGGCAAGAAGATCGCTTTTGCTGGACAAAGCGAAGATCATTTCGACATCTTCGTGATGAATGCCGACGGCACAGGAATGATTCGCCTCACTTCTGCGAAAAAGCCGAACGGGCGCTGGGCTAGTAACGAAGACCCTTCATTCTCGCCTGACGGACGCTTCGTGATGTACACAAGCAATCGCACTGGAAAAAATCAGATTTATATTTCAACTGTGGATGGCACGGAAGAGCGTCGTGTGACTAACGACAACCACAACTACTTCAAACCAAAATGGTCTGCCAACCTTGACTAA